Proteins encoded together in one Felis catus isolate Fca126 chromosome B3, F.catus_Fca126_mat1.0, whole genome shotgun sequence window:
- the IDH2 gene encoding isocitrate dehydrogenase [NADP], mitochondrial isoform X2: protein MWKSPNGTIRNILGGTVFREPIICKNIPRLVPGWTKPITIGRHAHGDQYKATDFVVDRAGTFKIVFSPKDGSGAKEWEVFNFPAGGVGMGMYNTDESISGFAHSCFQYAIQKKWPLYMSTKNTILKAYDGRFKDIFQEIFDKHYKTDFDKNKIWYEHRLIDDMVAQVLKSSGGFVWACKNYDGDVQSDILAQGFGSLGLMTSVLVCPDGKTIEAEAAHGTVTRHYREHQKGRPTSTNPIASIFAWTRGLEHRGKLDGNQDLIRFAQTLEKVCVQTVESGAMTKDLAGCIHGLSNVKLNEHFLNTSDFLDTIKNNLDKALGQ from the exons ATGTGGAAGAGTCCCAATGGAACCATCCGAAACATCCTTGGGGGGACCGTCTTCCGGGAACCCATCATCTGCAAAAACATCCCACGCCTCGTCCCCGGCTGGACCAAGCCCATCACCATTGGCAGGCACGCCCATGGCGACCAG TACAAGGCCACAGACTTTGTGGTCGACCGGGCCGGCACGTTCAAGATCGTCTTCTCCCCGAAGGATGGCAGTGGCGCTAAGGAGTGGGAAGTGTTCAATTTCCCTGCCGGCGGCGTGGGGATGGGCATGTACAACACGGATGAG TCCATCTCGGGTTTTGCGCACAGCTGCTTCCAGTACGCCATCCAGAAGAAGTGGCCGCTGTACATGAGCACCAAGAACACCATCCTGAAAGCCTACGACGGGCGCTTCAAGGACATCTTCCAGGAAATCTTTGACAA GCACTATAAGACCGACTTCGACAAGAATAAGATCTGGTACGAGCACCGGCTCATTGATGACATGGTGGCCCAGGTCCTCAAGTCTTCAGGCGGCTTCGTGTGGGCCTGCAAGAACTATGATGGAGACGTGCAGTCGGACATCCTGGCCCAGG GCTTTGGCTCCCTCGGCCTGATGACGTCTGTGCTGGTCTGCCCAGATGGGAAGACCATCGAGGCTGAGGCCGCTCATGGGACGGTCACCCGCCATTATAGGGAGCACCAGAAG GGCCGGCCTACCAGCACCAACCCCATCGCCAGCATCTTTGCCTGGACGCGTGGCCTGGAGCACCGGGGGAAGCTGGATGGGAACCAGGACCTCATCAG GTTTGCACAGACCCTGGAGAAGGTGTGTGTCCAGACGGTGGAGAGCGGAGCCATGACCAAGGACCTGGCGGGCTGCATCCATGGCCTCAGCAA CGTGAAGCTGAACGAGCACTTCCTGAACACCTCGGACTTCCTGGACACCATCAAGAACAACCTGGACAAGGCCCTGGGCCAGTAG
- the IDH2 gene encoding isocitrate dehydrogenase [NADP], mitochondrial isoform X1, with translation MAGYLRVVRSLCRASGSGPAWAPAAPTGPNLQEQPRRHYADKRIKVAKPVVEMDGDEMTRIIWQFIKEKLILPHVDVQLKYFDLGLPNRDQTNDQVTIDSALATQKYSVAVKCATITPDEARVEEFKLKKMWKSPNGTIRNILGGTVFREPIICKNIPRLVPGWTKPITIGRHAHGDQYKATDFVVDRAGTFKIVFSPKDGSGAKEWEVFNFPAGGVGMGMYNTDESISGFAHSCFQYAIQKKWPLYMSTKNTILKAYDGRFKDIFQEIFDKHYKTDFDKNKIWYEHRLIDDMVAQVLKSSGGFVWACKNYDGDVQSDILAQGFGSLGLMTSVLVCPDGKTIEAEAAHGTVTRHYREHQKGRPTSTNPIASIFAWTRGLEHRGKLDGNQDLIRFAQTLEKVCVQTVESGAMTKDLAGCIHGLSNVKLNEHFLNTSDFLDTIKNNLDKALGQ, from the exons ATGGCTGGCTACCTGCGGGTCGTACGCTCGCTCTGCAGGGCCTCCGGCTCCGGGCCGGCCTGGGCGCCGGCAGCCCCGACAGGCCCCAACTTGCAGGAGCAGCCGCGGCGCCACT ATGCCGACAAGAGGATCAAGGTGGCGAAGCCGGTGGTGGAGATGGACGGCGATGAGATGACCCGGATCATCTGGCAGTTCATCAAGGAGAAG CTCATCCTGCCGCACGTGGATGTCCAGCTCAAGTATTTCGACCTGGGGCTCCCAAACCGTGACCAGACCAACGACCAGGTCACCATAGACTCCGCACTGGCCACCCAGAAGTACAGTGTGGCTGTGAAGTGCGCCACCATCACCCCCGATGAGGCCCGTGTGGAAG AATTCAAGCTGAAGAAGATGTGGAAGAGTCCCAATGGAACCATCCGAAACATCCTTGGGGGGACCGTCTTCCGGGAACCCATCATCTGCAAAAACATCCCACGCCTCGTCCCCGGCTGGACCAAGCCCATCACCATTGGCAGGCACGCCCATGGCGACCAG TACAAGGCCACAGACTTTGTGGTCGACCGGGCCGGCACGTTCAAGATCGTCTTCTCCCCGAAGGATGGCAGTGGCGCTAAGGAGTGGGAAGTGTTCAATTTCCCTGCCGGCGGCGTGGGGATGGGCATGTACAACACGGATGAG TCCATCTCGGGTTTTGCGCACAGCTGCTTCCAGTACGCCATCCAGAAGAAGTGGCCGCTGTACATGAGCACCAAGAACACCATCCTGAAAGCCTACGACGGGCGCTTCAAGGACATCTTCCAGGAAATCTTTGACAA GCACTATAAGACCGACTTCGACAAGAATAAGATCTGGTACGAGCACCGGCTCATTGATGACATGGTGGCCCAGGTCCTCAAGTCTTCAGGCGGCTTCGTGTGGGCCTGCAAGAACTATGATGGAGACGTGCAGTCGGACATCCTGGCCCAGG GCTTTGGCTCCCTCGGCCTGATGACGTCTGTGCTGGTCTGCCCAGATGGGAAGACCATCGAGGCTGAGGCCGCTCATGGGACGGTCACCCGCCATTATAGGGAGCACCAGAAG GGCCGGCCTACCAGCACCAACCCCATCGCCAGCATCTTTGCCTGGACGCGTGGCCTGGAGCACCGGGGGAAGCTGGATGGGAACCAGGACCTCATCAG GTTTGCACAGACCCTGGAGAAGGTGTGTGTCCAGACGGTGGAGAGCGGAGCCATGACCAAGGACCTGGCGGGCTGCATCCATGGCCTCAGCAA CGTGAAGCTGAACGAGCACTTCCTGAACACCTCGGACTTCCTGGACACCATCAAGAACAACCTGGACAAGGCCCTGGGCCAGTAG